The proteins below come from a single Chrysoperla carnea chromosome 1, inChrCarn1.1, whole genome shotgun sequence genomic window:
- the LOC123306039 gene encoding uncharacterized protein LOC123306039 produces MEMIREWVNHTEPNLDYKEGFVDDGDKDNDNSQTQNRNEIEEEKNDRIKIMDELIIEKCKVNYAMKDTRQTKSKSYTMWEQREILKYIFINKYENQVMGNKIWQRMELEQIVKERTWQSLRNHFRRTILTEPTFSLLVKEKGKELLTKK; encoded by the exons ATGGAAATGATAAGAGAATGGGTAAATCATACAGAACCCAATTTAGATTATAAAGAAGGTTTTGTTGATGATGGAGATAAAGATAATGATAATTCACAAACACAAAATAGAAATGAaatagaagaagaaaaaaacgatagaattaaaataatggatgaattaataatagaaaaatgtaaaGTTAACTATGCAATGAAG GATACGAGACAAACAAAATCCAA gTCATATACAATGTGGGAACaaagagaaattttaaaatatatttttataaataaatatgaaaaccaAGTAATGGGTAACAAAATATGGCAACGAATGGAACTGGAACAAATTGTAAAAGAACGTACATGGCAATCGTTAAGAAATCACTTTAGACGGACAATCTTAACAGAACCAACATTTAGTTTACTTGTCAAAGAAAAAGGAAAAGaactattaactaaaaaataa